One window of Quercus robur chromosome 12, dhQueRobu3.1, whole genome shotgun sequence genomic DNA carries:
- the LOC126710597 gene encoding lachrymatory-factor synthase-like, which produces MAGETVTQTKWEGKACVELAIPTAQEVWPLVEDFCNLHKWLPTIDTCYQVDGILGQPGMVRYVATTTTTSSNGNEETTIKWAKEKLLMIDPIKRCLSYEVTDNNIGMKSYVGKSTVSPINDDGENGCKMEWSFVCDPIEGLRFEDFLPYIETGLQSMAKKMEDALLSTR; this is translated from the coding sequence ATGGCTGGGGAAACAGTAACACAAACAAAGTGGGAAGGCAAAGCCTGTGTTGAACTAGCAATTCCAACAGCACAAGAAGTTTGGCCTCTGGTGGAGGACTTTTGCAACCTACACAAATGGCTTCCTACTATTGATACATGTTACCAAGTGGATGGGATCCTTGGTCAGCCTGGAATGGTCCGGTACGTcgccaccaccacaacaacttCGTCGAACGGCAATGAAGAAACGACGATCAAGTGGGCTAAAGAGAAACTGCTGATGATTGATCCCATCAAACGGTGTTTGAGCTACGAGGTTACTGATAATAACATCGGTATGAAGTCATACGTGGGGAAATCCACAGTGTCGCCAATCAACGATGATGGCGAAAATGGGTGCAAGATGGAGTGGTCCTTCGTCTGTGATCCGATTGAAGGTTTGAGATTTGAAGATTTTCTCCCTTATATTGAGACTGGTCTCCAGTCCATGGCAAAGAAAATGGAAGATGCCCTCTTATCTACTAGATGA